The genomic interval ACCAAGCAATCCTTGAAGGTCACAGACAAAACGGTAAACATAGCGCTTGCCTGCCGTCTTGTGGATAATGTTCTTATCGTAATAATACCGCAGACCACGGCTAAGTTTTTCATAGTTCATTTTGGGTTTATTTTTGCGAACACCCCATCTTCGTGCTACCTCATCCGGGTCAGATAATTTGAATTCCCAACCATCACCAGTCCAACTAATGAAATGCTGGCAAGATTTATCTGTGAGCAATTCAAGAAGGAATTGCCAAAGCTGGATTGGGCCACTCCCTGCAAAAGAGAAGATACAATAgtaatgtagttctatatttaagagaagaggaattatgtacattatttacatttgacggatattaggcaaaacatcgcaaagctgtgacacgaggagatattgataaattgggtatagctgatcatgtatggaaaaatggagaccacctccccctgtgggataaagtgaaaataatagacagagaacaccactggaaaatatgaaaacttacggaagcagcacatatgctaggacacaacaacctcctaagcagacagagtgcagatatgaatagcatatgagaACCGGTATTAATgaaggataagaaaatattagatttataagccctaaaattcactccataattgcacaCAGGCATATTTTCCAGACTGGGAGGTCACAGTTGGAAAATTTTTGATTACAGGTCAATCTGATCatcgacttaacccatttgtctgtcccctctatgtttagccccttgtgggcagtaaagaaataagaatgtcaTCCATCTTCTCATTCAGGGTTCAAATTACACTGAAGGTGACCtcacctttcaccctttcagggtcgataaaacgagtaccagttTGATACTGAGGGTTAGTTAATGTAACCAAGTTATACCTTTccctgaaaatgctggccttacCACATGTAAgatggtgagctaacagaatcgttagcacaccaggtgaagtGTTTAGCGGCTTTTCACCTCTCATtataatttgagttcaaattacgctcaGGGTGACTTCACCTTCCaccatttcagggtcgataaaatgagtaccagttagaTACTGAGGGTTAATGtatgctgaggttgactttaccctccagagtcaataaaataaatactagccaagcactggggtcattgtaatcaacttagcccctcccccaaaaaactgctggccttgtgctgaaatttgaaaccttgcATCTTACACACGAAAGGAGAAAACAGAAGCAAACTACACACCTGAGTAGCCAGCCAAAGCGGCTGCCTGGATAACTGGTTTTCCATCGGAACCCGTGTTGGTGTTATCACTTGGAGACGTCTGTAGACTTCGGAAACTTGCAGAATGTAGATTAGTACGCATCTCATTATTCATCGACCAACTTTCTTGGGCGCTAATGTCTTGACCGTATTCCTGAGTGGACCAGGCACATTCGGACTTGATACTTGGTACTGTCTGGTATGGTTGGTGGTCGTAATAGTTGTCACCTGTTACCTCGTGGATATATTGGGCTGTAATTGGAAACAACAAGACATACATTACTGGCGTGATGTCATACAtgacaatatatcatcatcatttaacatacatttaatagatgcaggagtggctgtgtggtaagtagcttgctaaccagccacatggttctgggttcagtgtcttctcctataacctcgggccgaccaaagccttgtgagtggatttagtagacggaaactgaaggaagcccgtcgtatgtatgtatatgtatatatgtgtttgtgtgtctgtgtttgtccccgcaacatcgcttgacaaccgatgctggtgtgtttacgtccccataacttagcggtttggcaaaagagaccgatagaataagtactaggctcacaaagaataagtcctggggtcgatttgctcgactaaaagcagtgctccagcatggccgcagtcaaatgactgaaacaagtaaaagagtatacatttttctatgtTGGCAAGGATGGattggtttgactggagctggtaaatcagagctgcaccaggcttcattcATCTCTTTTGGATTGGTCTCTGTGGCTGGATacctgcccttcctaatgccaaccactccagagagtactgggtgcttttttatgtagcaccaacaTTGTAAAAAGCACAGGCATGGTTAAGTGGTTAGGAAGACTGCATCTCAATCACACAGTTTCGGGTTCTATCCTACAGCACAGGCCATTGAGCAAGTGCTGCTATCTTTACTAATGTGCAAACACAcattacaggcttctttcagttttcatcaactctcaaggctttggctggccctgGGCTACAGTAGACATTtttccaaggtgctgtgcagtgacaTAGAACCCAAGACCAAATGATttagaagcgagcttcttaccacacagccactcctgtgcctgtacatctgtgtatgcatTATTTACTATTATGGGAAGGCACATgactaagtggttagggtgttcaacTTGTGATcatgaggtcgtgagttcagtaCCTGATAGATAGTGTGTTgtgtcttgagcaagacaatttatttcacattaatcCAATCTactcagttggtaaaaatgagttgtaccagaaattcaaagggccagccgtgtcacattctgtggagtactcagccacatgcacgttaatttcatgagcagggtgtttccattgattggatcaccTAGAACCCTCgtggtcgtaaccgacggagtgccagttaatcaccattgcaatcacacacacattcttacaaaatctttttttaatttttattttcataactttaAAGAATTAACGAGACTAatcattcatgtacacacacacgcatctttaCACAAACCACACATATGCTTACACCCAGCAATATATGTTCATATGGGTGTTAATTATGTTACTAATTATAAAAGAaacgagcatacatacatgcatatatatatatatatatatgtatatataccacccACGCACATATTTACAATCACACACCCATGTTGCAcacgaaaataaatgaaaataaacgagAAATGTAAATGAGAATAGAAAACATGTTTCAAATTACATTGCTtggttttacatattttttgcaCTCAAACCATTCCTATCCTTAGGCACGACTGGGAGTTAAGTAACCTTATACATGTTGGCTCATGAGACCCAAGTCCCTCTaagttcatatgtatattttactcgtttcagtcattagactgcggccatgctggggcaataccttgaagagtttttggttgaacgaatcaacccccagcatgtttttaagcctggtatttactctatTGGTTTCTTTCACCAAGCTGCTAACTTACtgggatgttaacaaaccaacactggttgtcaaggcgtgctgggggacaaacagacagagacacactcaagacattctttcagtttctatctactgagggtatagaagacatttacctaaagtgtcatgcagtgggactgaacttagaactgtctggttgagaagcaaagtgcagacatggctgtgtggttaagaaactcactttgcatccatgtggttttgggttcagttccactctgtgtgacaccttgggcaaaaaAATGTCAAGAGTtaaatcttatatgggcccttCTGATGCTTACAGGATTAATCCGAATAAAAgaagccatgactatgattttgaCAGATTAGGGGCTGACCTAAAGGCACAGAAATGATCATCATATTACCATTTAAAGTCCaattttcatgttggcatgggttagactgtttTGACAGaggctggctaggcagaagactgtgCTAAGCTTCACCGTCAGTTTTGGCAgaatttttatggttggatgcccttcctaacaccaaccaccttacagaaatCAACATCAGAATTGCGATCAATAATACTGATTCTGGGATCCAAAAATGAAAAGATGGGACGTACCTCGTGAGATATTTTTCGTTGGAATTGGTCGGTACTTGTTTTCCTGAAGAATTGGGTAGAACTCAGGATGGTCGTAGAAGTTGGCATGTTGCTGCTGCATGTTCTCCAGGTTGTGGTAGTCAGAATTATCTTCATACAAATGGTTCACTGGAATCACAGCCTCACCATTCATTTCTGCCATTGTCTGAATAGAATCAGATATCTGGTAGGTTCCTGCACAACCAACAGAGAACATTAAAATGTTAGACTTTTACACTGAATATCCGGAATGTAAAAGTGAAATTTCTACCGAAGACTTTcaatagaaatatctataaaaaccaTTCATTTCCTAAAATGCTATTGATACCAGCATTCTTGAAGCTACCATTGATTCcacaatataaaatatctcaTTTTAAAGAGTTCATATGtaaaacatatcatcatcatcatcatcatttagcatccattttttaTTCTGACAAGGCCAGGAACTAcatcaggttccattgtctgttttggcatgggttctacagctggatgtccttcctaactttacagagtgtactgggtgcttttatgtggcaccagcatcaacaGGGTCACTAAGTACCTAGCAAGACAGAAATATAATCTTATGGAATAAGTTATATAAAAACTTAAGGTAGCTGTTTtatcaaattccaccaaatttctgttgaaagacACTGCTTTTGTTGCAGTTAATTTTGCAAACAACGAAGAGCTCAGCATAAAAACGAAACAgagcaaaaaagaaattatttttaatgtggtGTTTAAAGtgttgagctgacagaatcattaatgcattggacaaaatactttgcaatgTTTCTTACAGTTCTTAACTGTGAGATACTGTAATagtgttgttgtgtttttgtcttttctcttttatacTTCATGTCATTGCTTTCTACAGACatagcagcaaaaatatttcTCTAGATTATAAGTTTAATCCACTATTGACCGAATTATGTTCATTCTATCCTTTTGTGTTTGTTGGGTGTTTTTGAAGGAAAAtgattctaaatttatttattgagcaAATAAAGGATGGAAAATGAAATTAGACACAACagagaaaaattacacaaattaggAATCAAACGTGTAAATATTAATAAGtgactaacagacagacacaaaacCAAGGTCACCATGACCTGAACAGAGACacacagtattgttgttgttgttgtttagctctgatCAAGTACACCAATGAGATTCTGGCCAAAATGATCCCATCTTTATAATCAGGCTATTGTGtttaggactacatcatctaatctGTCCTTCTTTCAAGGAACGACTCCCCTTATTGGTTTGAAACTTTCTTACAGCCATTGTATTGGAATCTTGTGTCCTCACAGGACAaagcatacattaacacacacattacattattCCATAGACAACCTACATCCACAGAGGTCTGTGATGTTATTATGGTATATGTGATTGATCATGGCCAACTAGTGTAGTGGCCTACAAAATTCTCTGCCACCTGTCTATGTAACATACAATTATAAACAGGGGAAATTTTAGCCATgtctctgcagactgaaaaaaatgatgaacaaccttaattgattttcaaaccttattgagTTCTCATCAGATGTGTCTACAACATTCTGACAGCCTCCAaggaaacaagcagccaaa from Octopus bimaculoides isolate UCB-OBI-ISO-001 chromosome 5, ASM119413v2, whole genome shotgun sequence carries:
- the LOC106878581 gene encoding protein C-ets-1 isoform X4, coding for MKFTIMVHENPYQKRQQFAKDYSNNHILPLTPGTTQKVSQALFASFKSFEKEQQRLNIPRDPVQWNKINVMQWLEWVRQEYALNGIRTDRFNMTGKEMCQLGKDAFLERAPPYVGDILWEHLEVMKRDYHSDLSMPHQLHMANNNNGNGQPYIPEGTYQISDSIQTMAEMNGEAVIPVNHLYEDNSDYHNLENMQQQHANFYDHPEFYPILQENKYRPIPTKNISRAQYIHEVTGDNYYDHQPYQTVPSIKSECAWSTQEYGQDISAQESWSMNNEMRTNLHSASFRSLQTSPSDNTNTGSDGKPVIQAAALAGYSGSGPIQLWQFLLELLTDKSCQHFISWTGDGWEFKLSDPDEVARRWGVRKNKPKMNYEKLSRGLRYYYDKNIIHKTAGKRYVYRFVCDLQGLLGYSPEELFEACDIKPQKDKDDE
- the LOC106878581 gene encoding protein C-ets-1 isoform X2 → MEMELYQVDCVKDGEDFFSCSPRSLQRKRACRPKPAHLRDLSKMTYGDSSASLKPNCAHDLSLLNLSEACDDTPLQPHLGTIQKVPSISDLSEDSQENPYQKRQQFAKDYSNNHILPLTPGTTQKVSQALFASFKSFEKEQQRLNIPRDPVQWNKINVMQWLEWVRQEYALNGIRTDRFNMTGKEMCQLGKDAFLERAPPYVGDILWEHLEVMKRGTYQISDSIQTMAEMNGEAVIPVNHLYEDNSDYHNLENMQQQHANFYDHPEFYPILQENKYRPIPTKNISRAQYIHEVTGDNYYDHQPYQTVPSIKSECAWSTQEYGQDISAQESWSMNNEMRTNLHSASFRSLQTSPSDNTNTGSDGKPVIQAAALAGYSGSGPIQLWQFLLELLTDKSCQHFISWTGDGWEFKLSDPDEVARRWGVRKNKPKMNYEKLSRGLRYYYDKNIIHKTAGKRYVYRFVCDLQGLLGYSPEELFEACDIKPQKDKDDE